The Scylla paramamosain isolate STU-SP2022 chromosome 20, ASM3559412v1, whole genome shotgun sequence nucleotide sequence tggcttcttgcagcttcacttatgTTCTTGCTATGTTTCTGTGTTCTTTATAACGCTGTCACGTGCTGAACCCACGCGTGCCAGAGAGCGAACCTGATTAGCCtgaccatcctcctcctcctcctcctcctcctcctcctcctccttctcctcctcctccgcctccacgtcatcatcatcaactttaATAATTCCACCGCAGGACAAACACCTCCCAGCCTTCCAGTTATCTTGAGCGACCTTTCAGCTGGTCCAGTCCGCCATACCAGACTTGGCCCTCCACCCACGAGTAGctccttgtttgtctgtcttctctCACCATGCAGTGGATGTCACTGTGCTGTTCCGGTTGTACAGcttttagaaagagagagagaacaaaaacacaCTGCTCTCATAAACTGTGTGGTGTCCTTTACACTCGAGGCAAAGGTTCATCCGCGTCTCGCCTGCTCTCTGAGACATTAAGCCCAGTGAAGCGGCGGACGCGGCGCATTGGTGGCGGTTACTGAAGCCTCCGTGTCAGGCGAGGGCTTAGGCAggcagtgtgtgtctgtgtgtgcatcAACAGGTGTTACATGCAAGGCGAGACTCGTATTCACGGATCaggagaggcgaggtgaggctTGACCACCATCCGGAATGATGACCATGTTCTGAAAcacctgcgccgcacctccactactttagAAAGACTCCAGTTGAAgtaacacgggtttttaaggattttttttaatggttctagcgacagattagcaagatttctttattatcaacagcagaaatactcttgagaacccggctgatcattttgcaggctttgaaaatagtcgaagtgagagagtaaagcgttACAGAACACGGGCCtgagtcaggaaaaggtcagccgcggggaggtgaaggggagaggggggtggcGTGGTGGGCGAGGGGAGAATAGAGGGGAGAGGTCACCTTCCACAGGAGACACTTCactcaatgttttacgtaagGTTTTCGATTGACGTGTCCTCACCACTCGCCGCCTCGTCAtctgcctccttccccttcgCGCCATGCACGTGTGGACGAAAGTGGCGCGCTCCCCTCTTCTGTACCGTTTGTAAGTGAGATTAcggctcgtattctgaaactctttgtTCTCCCAACACGACgactttccaaggccacagagaggaTTAGCCGGGCTCTCAAGAGTGTCTCTCCTGTTGATGATGTAGACatttcgttaatctgtcactctaatcatagaaacactcttaaagCCCGTGTCACTTTAATTAGAAGCTTTGGAAAGTAGTGTAGGTGaggcgcaggagtgtttcagaatattgggCCTTGATGTTGTTCCTcgactcttctttttttttttatttctatgatGGAAGCCGCGGTGCTTTGTTCCTTCTTCCGCTTCCGTAATAAAGGAATGTTTTGCAAGTACCTCGTTCAACTGTAGTCGTTCCTCTGGTCttcttctacattttttttcttgcttgcttgttgttgttgctgttgttgttgttgttgttgttgttgttgttctcgttgttgttcttgttcttcttctcctcctcctcctcctccaactcctcctcctcctcctcctcctcctcctcctcctcctccttctccttctccttctcctcttcctctgccgctgcttcctcattttcctcctcctttacataTATGGAGGCAAGCATAAGGATTGCggaagacagagaagaaaaaagaaacgaacgaaagaaataaataaagaaagaaaagcgcaACCCTTCCCTCAGTGCCCCAGCCGtcccaggaagaaggaagccaCACAAcgctaagaagaaaaaaaaaagcgttgaGTTATGCACGGAAGACAACCCAAGGCCCACATGTCACTGTCTTCCTCCCATATTTGACGCGTTGTTTTTATTGCGCTGTGTGTTGCAAGAGTTCGTTGTACACGTGTCTCTTTGCGTTACGTACGTTTAAATGTATGGCAGGTGAGGAACAGGCAATCACCTGCtgggcctgtattcagaaactttTTGCTTTCTCACTGTTATcagtttttaaaggccacagaaattattagtcaggttctcaagagtgtttctcgtgttaatattgtagaaatcgtgttaatgtcaccagaactgtaaaaacactcttaaaaaatcCGTGTCGCTTCAACTGGAGCCTAATGAAAGTTGCAGCTGCACAAGTATTATTtaaaaacaagtgaaagaaCCTAGATGACTGGGATGAACATGAGGCAGATTCACACCTTCAGACATCTACAAACAACGCTACTGGTAAAGTGCCGAAATCACTGTAACAGAAACTGGGAAGAGGACAAGACATTTTAACCAGAACTGTAGAAGAATCGACAGACTTTTgaaaacactacaaaaatagataaaataaagggaaatCACACCAGTGCTTTCCCCGTTATGAAGAAGCTTTACATTCCACTTGAACGCGGGGCTCGGCGTGAAGCTAAACACGTGAGAGGTGTCGCTTCTTGTCTCTCTccaaaaagactcaaaaaactaaataaacaccCTTCAtaccaaaagaaaataaataaacaccctaaaaaattaagaaaacacttaaaacaacaaaatacactCTAAAACATCCAAAACGACTCtcataaaattttaaaaaacaccctataaacacaaacaacacaaacaagaaaggCCCTCCACAACTAGGAAAAACTAAACGCATCTCAAAAGTCTGTACAAATGAAGCCCAAAATGTTTACCCGAGGCGTCTTTGTTACCGAGCCGTgcgctgtgtgggtgtgtgttgctGCGTCAGGCGAGTCCGCACGCAAAGCTGTACAGGTGTGGTGTATTACAGTAGTTAGTGCGACACTTTTACACCTACACAGCCATACATCGAAAATTATGTGCGTATGTGAGGATgtaatttgtctctctctctctctctctctctctctctctctctctctctctctctctctctctctctctctctctctctctctctctctctctctgagggtgGCTGCCATAAATCGAGGTCTTGGCTGCCTCCGTGTTTGGTCTGAGCTGACACTCCCTCACCCGCAGCACTGGCAGAAGTCTAAGCCCTGGGTGACCTCGCCTCCTGACACCGTGGGAGGCAGACACAACCTGCGACACTCGGCCCACCACGGTTCAGATTTCAGAGACTGGATTGAGCAACTCCATAAGCCATGAAAATCTgaatgtgaaggaggagagtgcatggcttgtttgcttgtttggttTGCTGTACTGGAAAATATGTCCCCGCAATCACGCCATGAACTCGTGTCGTGCTCTGGCGGTTCACGAGAAAGTAGTTCCCTATACTGGCAGCGCATTTAAGTCCACTCTAACATACGTGAAATGAACTGATATCACAGCATCCCACTCGTGTCGATTCCGTCAAGTCCGCGGTAGacgtgtttcttttgtttcggAAGCAATCGTGGGTCTTCGGTTCCCGTTTACAGTTTTGTGTATGATTTTTATTTAGAAGACGATTGCTTATGTCATacagtttatttacttatttatttatttatttattatttatctattcatttatttacgtttttttctaAGTTATTGATCCTCTTTGTTAAATCCATTTTGGAGTATTATACCTCTTATTTAACACATTAAttgcaaacaacaacaacaacaacaacaacaacaaacactagCACTCATTTATGGCATCACCAAATATACTCTATGTCAAACTATAATGGGGGCAGAAGACGctaattacttgtttttttactgttatttatttatttattattttttttactcatgcCTCTCGCCTCTATCAGCTTGCATACCCGTGACCGAAGTAATGCAAATAAAtgttggagagggagagagagagagagtgagagctaAAGGTAACATGTTTATACTTGCTGGCGAAGAGATTGGAGGAGAGAAGGCGAGGAgggtaaaagagagaagaggagccaAAATAGACACGCAAAATGTGGGAACTGAGTGACGAATAAACTAAGATGCGAAAACAGGAAAGGGGGAAATATGAATACCAGAAGAGAAACTGAGAAATTACACTAAATACACTTAATAATGAATCAGTTAAGACgcacaaaaggagaaagagagaaaagagataaaagaaagataaacaaacgtACTATATATATTTACTGACGAGTTTATTTACTAAAAgcaaataaattatagaaataGAATATGAGAGGAACAGCAGAATTAAACAAACTTGGAaactgagaaaaataagaataataaaaggaggtatgaaagaaaagaaataagaacattaaagcaaaacacagaaacaagggaaaatgaagggtaaaagatgaaaaacaacagTACACgtgctcagaaaaaaaaaaggaaaaagagaaaagaagagatgaaaaataaaaaagaaacaggagaactACACTTATTTTAAAAACggggaaagattaaaaaaaaatgaataaaaacaagaaaagagatatGACATttagtgaagaaggaaatatatgaagaaaaaaaagatgaataaagcgtgagagagagacatgctCCACTACTAACgaagatgaagataaataaaagtgaaagagacaTAAAATTTACTGAAGAAGGTGAAGATAAACAAGGCGAATAAAACATGAGAAAGAGGCGCATTAAACTTACTGACGGAggtaaaagtagaaataaataaataaataaaacgagagaaagacaCGTTACACTTAccaaggaagatgaagatgaatagaaaatggaaaagatacATGGCACACTTACTGACGAAGGTGCGTGTGTGGCAGAACCCGACGCAGTAGCGGATGGGAGAAGTGATGGGATAGCGATTGGCACAGTGGCCGTGGTTGTACGTGGTCATATAGAACATCCCGATCGTGGCGTGGTTGTCCGTCACCATCACGGAGCACTGGCCTGTCCAACCACCAAGCAGTTAGGTCGTTAGGCAGGttattgaggagagagagagagagagagagagagagagagagagagagagagagagagagagagagagagagagaaggagggtcaGTTGCATCGTGAGACAATAAAATGaggatataacacacacacacacacacacacacacacacacattttcatcctttccctctcttccttatgctattcttttttctttttttccagtttttctagctcctcttcttactattactattattactctaGTTGTTACTGCTACGTCTCCATTACCTGCTATCCATAATACTACTTTTCATGTTatctatgctttattttttacCATTATGCTTATTCTAACTTAAATTCAAAGTTTGTGAAGTTtgtaagtttgttttttttcttcaccatcGTCTTTGAATCTTCTGTAATTTTATTTGTTATCAATTCGGACACCATTTATTTACCCTACACCAagaccaacaccaacaccaacaccagtaCTGCTTTGTATCTGAAGGTGCAACTCGCCTTTCCCTGGTCCTgtgctgtcctcctcctccttctcttcctcctcttcccgcctctctggtttccttgttgttgtttccaGTTTAGTCACCGCTTGCTCCCGCTCGATTCGGTCAGTTgcctccgtccttccttccctgtcatcATCCCTAGGCTTCTCTGTCACGTTTTCTCTGTCATGctcctcttctgttttgttttgtactgTGGTGAGCTCCTCTTCCCTACTgcgctcctccctctctctacgcTCCCTCTTCCCAGACGTCCCACGTTCAGCCGCGCCTGTGTAAAATACATTAGTTATGCTTAAAGGATTGCCCATTTTCTTAATTGCATGTTGCGAGATAAATTTAAGAGGGACTAAATTATTTGTTGGTATGGTAGACGAATCATAGAAAGTAAATGTGAATTGGCAAACagatataataatgatagtagaaagaataagataagatataagaaaaagaaaaaaggaataagtagtaacaagaagataaacaacatcattaataataattacaaaaatgtaatgagattttttttcatttttttatgggCAGGCCTTTGtagctttagtagtagtagttgtagtagtagcagtagtagtaaccgTGAAGCTTTTTTTCTGcaactctatgaaaaaaaatcagtggacttttagagagaaagagagagagagagagaaagaaagaaagaaagagatggggagggggccTGTACGCAGAATTCCCCTTCCTACCTCTagggggtggtggaggcagcCAGGGGGCCTGTGGGGGACCGGGGGGTTGCAGCAGGGCCAGGATGGtgtccaccttctcctccaggCTGGACAGCGACGAGTTCACCTGCTGCGCcgactgtggagagagagagagagagagagagagagagagagagagagagagagagagagagagagagagaacgttactttctttttttttttatgtaggagggacactggccaagggcaacaaaaattcaataaaaaaaaaatgcccactgaaatgccagtcccataaaagggtccaaagcagtagtcaaaaattgaaggataagtgtcttgaaacctccctcttgaaggaattcaagtcataggaaggtggaaatacagaagcaggcagggagttccaaagtttaccagagaaagggatgaatgagtgagaatactggttaactcttgcgttagagaggtggacagaataggggtgagagaaagaagaaagtcttgtgcagcgaggccgcgggaggaggggaggcatgcagttaataagatcagaagagcagttagcatgaaaatagcggtagaagacagctagagatgcaacattgcggcgatgagagagaggctgaagacagtcagttagaggagaagagttgacgagacgaaaagcttttgtttccaccctgtttaaaagagcagtatgagtggaaccctcccagacaagtgaagcatactccatacatggacggataaggcccttgtacagagttagcagctgggggggtgagaaaaactggcggagacgtctcagaacacctaacttcatagaagctgttttagctagagatgagatgtgaagtttccagttcagattataagtaaaggacagaccgaggatgttcaatgtagaagagggggacagctgagtgtcagtgaagaagaggggatagttgtctggaagttacTACGCTTTTcctttgatttgatttgatttgatctaattatttgtattttttctttgcaaCATTTTTTCATCGGTACATTACGGAATCAttaaaaatatatcgtttttttttcaattattacttgcgttttacttattttacttttattttattttatttatttttattcattgtttatttattttatttatttttatgtcctatttattttctactggtaatgataatgtaaatatttttttttattttccttatgattagaactactactatataattattattattattattattattattattatattgtgaCTAGAAGT carries:
- the LOC135110213 gene encoding uncharacterized protein LOC135110213, producing the protein MRNVGMASKALAVVVMVVACLAVQVRAWGSYSCNITPVDQQHIVNATLQSAQQVNSSLSSLEEKVDTILALLQPPGPPQAPWLPPPPPRGAAERGTSGKRERREREERSREEELTTVQNKTEEEHDRENVTEKPRDDDREGRTEATDRIEREQAVTKLETTTRKPERREEEEEKEEEDSTGPGKGQCSVMVTDNHATIGMFYMTTYNHGHCANRYPITSPIRYCVGFCHTRTFVTRKEGIWSQGHECKSCQPSRMETLRIPLACDDGFTFEKNFKNVVECKCAKCRPMAR